Proteins encoded within one genomic window of Dermatophilus congolensis:
- a CDS encoding inorganic phosphate transporter, which yields MDPALLLLTLVIVTALTFDFTNGFHDTGNAMATSIATGALKPKFAVALSAILNLVGAFLSVEVALTVTNAVIKIQTADGAPRPEMVSDGGLTLLLILLCGLVGAIIWNLITWLFGLPSSSSHSLFGGLIGATVAGIGWSGVNWAGNGTKLDGVLGKVLLPAVVSPFVACLVAGIGTWLIYRITRGVAERHKENGFRWGQIGTASLVSLAHGTNDAQKTMGIITLALIASGHWTDLESVPLWVKIACAVAIAAGTWLGGWRIIRTLGKGLVEIDSPQGMAAESASAAVILTSSHMGFALSTTHVATGSILGTGLGRPGADVRWGVAGRMVIAWLITLPASGIVGAVTWWLAAALGHVAGPLAVTGILVAASLWMWRHSQKDKVDHDNVNADWETPPVDVAEVRITPVVVTTVPEEDR from the coding sequence GTGGACCCTGCGCTTCTCCTCCTGACCCTGGTGATCGTCACGGCATTGACGTTCGACTTCACCAACGGATTTCACGACACCGGAAACGCGATGGCGACCTCGATCGCCACCGGCGCCTTGAAGCCAAAGTTTGCGGTGGCGCTCTCTGCGATCCTCAACCTCGTTGGAGCTTTCCTGTCCGTCGAGGTCGCTTTGACAGTGACGAACGCGGTTATCAAGATCCAGACCGCCGACGGTGCTCCTCGTCCTGAGATGGTCAGCGACGGGGGCCTGACACTCCTGCTGATCCTGCTGTGCGGACTCGTGGGCGCGATCATCTGGAACCTCATCACCTGGCTGTTCGGCCTGCCATCGAGCTCATCGCACTCCCTGTTTGGTGGCTTGATCGGCGCCACCGTCGCAGGTATCGGATGGTCAGGAGTTAACTGGGCAGGCAACGGAACCAAACTGGATGGCGTCCTTGGAAAAGTTCTCCTACCGGCGGTCGTTTCCCCTTTTGTCGCATGTCTTGTAGCTGGAATCGGGACCTGGCTGATCTACCGCATCACTCGCGGCGTCGCTGAACGACATAAGGAGAACGGGTTTCGATGGGGTCAGATCGGTACCGCTTCCCTTGTCTCTCTCGCCCATGGCACCAACGACGCCCAAAAAACCATGGGCATCATCACCTTGGCCCTCATCGCCAGCGGACACTGGACTGACCTGGAGAGCGTTCCCCTCTGGGTCAAGATCGCCTGCGCCGTAGCTATCGCCGCTGGAACCTGGCTAGGAGGTTGGCGCATCATCCGCACTCTTGGCAAAGGACTCGTGGAGATCGACTCCCCTCAGGGCATGGCAGCAGAGTCCGCTTCGGCCGCAGTTATCCTCACCTCTAGCCACATGGGTTTCGCGCTATCAACCACGCACGTCGCCACCGGATCCATCCTCGGCACAGGACTAGGGCGCCCTGGAGCCGACGTCCGCTGGGGCGTGGCAGGCCGCATGGTGATCGCCTGGCTTATCACTCTTCCCGCATCAGGCATCGTCGGAGCCGTCACCTGGTGGCTCGCCGCCGCCCTGGGGCACGTCGCCGGTCCTCTAGCAGTCACGGGTATCCTCGTCGCCGCATCACTGTGGATGTGGCGTCACTCCCAAAAAGACAAAGTCGACCATGACAACGTCAACGCCGACTGGGAAACGCCGCCAGTTGACGTCGCCGAGGTCCGCATCACCCCGGTGGTTGTCACCACCGTCCCCGAGGAGGACCGATGA
- a CDS encoding FKBP-type peptidyl-prolyl cis-trans isomerase, which yields MEKPQVTIPEGDAPAELLLEDLIEGDGAPAAHGNVVSAHYVGVSWSTGKEFDNSFDRGEPLQFPLGAGMVIKGWEDGIVGMKVGGRRRITIPPHLGYGDRGAGGVIKPGETLVFVVDLVAVD from the coding sequence ATGGAAAAACCGCAAGTAACCATTCCCGAGGGCGATGCGCCTGCTGAGTTGCTGCTTGAAGACCTCATTGAGGGCGATGGTGCACCGGCCGCGCACGGCAACGTTGTCTCGGCGCATTACGTCGGGGTTTCGTGGTCTACGGGTAAGGAATTCGACAACAGTTTCGATCGCGGTGAGCCGCTGCAGTTCCCGTTGGGTGCGGGCATGGTCATCAAAGGGTGGGAAGACGGCATCGTCGGCATGAAGGTCGGTGGACGTCGTCGCATCACGATTCCGCCACATTTGGGTTACGGAGATCGAGGCGCTGGTGGTGTGATCAAGCCGGGCGAGACTTTGGTGTTCGTAGTTGACCTTGTAGCGGTCGACTGA
- a CDS encoding ExeM/NucH family extracellular endonuclease, which translates to MEGKTVTVRGVVVGDLQEGGYNGYFIQDAKGDGKASTSDGVFVYDPAGSATHVNVAVGDVVVVEGVVNEYKGLTQISSVKANTVCGKQELPAAATLDLPATPAQLEALEGMYVRPSDALTVTDVYNLNRFGEVVLSEGGVLKNPTEVEQPGKAAQAVMKQNRQRRIILDDGRSGNLAKDKQQPPYLTVKDPVRVGDQVSVLQPSVLSYGFDAYRLEPADGTWEGTTFASKSPRTSAPAPVAGNLKIADANVLNYFVTFGGKSRGADNAEEQKRQEAKIIAELRALNADVIALQEVENSAVTTPSDPYKALRTLTEALNKAEGAQVWGFVEAHEASDLITTAIIYRRDRVEPVGAAMKPAENSVWDNAREPIAQAFSAKGEVFSLIVNHFKSKGSGQGKGNVDSGDGQGNSNADRVAQAKSLVAFVKEVKAKTKDADVVSVGDYNAYTKEQPLDVLRKAGLVDLGAKFAAQDTYVFNGESGSLDHAFATPEFAEKVQDMKVWDINAQESYAYQYNGVPALYAPDAFRASDHNPMILGVQTGR; encoded by the coding sequence ATGGAGGGTAAGACCGTCACTGTGCGCGGTGTTGTCGTAGGTGACCTGCAGGAGGGTGGCTATAACGGGTATTTCATTCAAGATGCCAAGGGTGATGGCAAGGCAAGCACCAGTGATGGTGTGTTTGTTTATGATCCGGCCGGTAGCGCAACGCACGTGAACGTCGCTGTTGGTGATGTGGTTGTCGTTGAGGGGGTGGTGAACGAGTACAAGGGGCTAACGCAGATCTCTTCGGTGAAGGCGAACACGGTGTGTGGCAAGCAGGAGCTTCCTGCCGCAGCCACGCTTGATCTTCCAGCTACACCTGCGCAGTTGGAGGCGTTGGAGGGCATGTATGTCCGTCCCTCGGATGCGTTGACTGTCACGGATGTTTACAACCTCAACAGGTTTGGTGAGGTTGTGCTCTCTGAGGGGGGAGTGCTGAAGAACCCGACGGAGGTGGAGCAGCCGGGTAAGGCAGCTCAGGCAGTGATGAAGCAGAACCGTCAGCGGCGGATCATTCTCGATGATGGCCGTAGTGGGAATTTGGCCAAGGACAAGCAACAGCCTCCGTATTTGACTGTGAAAGATCCGGTGCGTGTGGGTGATCAGGTGTCGGTGCTGCAGCCGTCGGTGTTGTCGTATGGGTTCGACGCCTACCGACTGGAGCCTGCCGACGGCACTTGGGAAGGAACAACATTCGCCTCCAAGAGCCCCCGGACGTCTGCTCCTGCTCCGGTGGCAGGAAACCTGAAGATTGCTGATGCGAATGTTCTGAACTACTTCGTCACGTTTGGGGGCAAGTCGCGAGGGGCGGATAACGCCGAGGAGCAGAAGCGTCAGGAAGCAAAAATTATTGCTGAGCTGCGCGCATTGAATGCTGACGTGATTGCTCTGCAGGAGGTGGAGAACTCGGCAGTGACGACTCCCTCGGACCCATACAAGGCGCTGCGAACGCTGACTGAGGCGCTTAACAAAGCTGAGGGTGCGCAGGTGTGGGGTTTTGTGGAGGCACATGAGGCCAGCGACCTCATCACAACGGCGATCATCTATCGCCGGGATCGTGTTGAGCCGGTGGGGGCTGCGATGAAGCCTGCGGAAAACAGTGTGTGGGACAACGCGCGAGAGCCTATTGCCCAAGCCTTTTCGGCAAAAGGTGAGGTGTTTTCACTGATCGTGAATCACTTCAAGTCCAAAGGTTCTGGTCAGGGGAAAGGCAATGTTGACTCTGGTGATGGGCAAGGCAACTCCAACGCTGATCGGGTAGCTCAGGCGAAGAGTCTGGTGGCATTCGTTAAAGAGGTGAAAGCCAAAACCAAGGATGCGGATGTGGTGAGTGTGGGCGACTACAACGCCTACACGAAAGAGCAGCCGCTAGATGTGCTGCGCAAGGCTGGGCTAGTTGATTTGGGTGCCAAATTCGCTGCGCAGGACACGTACGTGTTCAACGGTGAGTCCGGTTCGTTGGATCACGCATTCGCTACGCCAGAATTCGCTGAGAAAGTGCAGGACATGAAGGTGTGGGATATCAACGCGCAGGAGTCATACGCGTACCAGTACAACGGCGTACCTGCATTGTACGCACCAGATGCCTTCCGTGCCAGCGACCACAACCCGATGATTTTGGGGGTGCAGACAGGACGTTGA
- a CDS encoding amino acid permease yields the protein MSSSESTETSKQAELQRGLKPRHINMIAIGGAIGTGLFVASGGTISNAGPGGALVAYAAIGFMVFLLMQSLGEMATYLPIAGSFEAYGTRFVSPSFGFAMGWNYWANWAITLAVELVAAALVMQFWFPDTPGWVWSALFLAIIVSLNAINVRTFGEGEFIFASIKVVTVIVFLVVGVAMILGILGGHAPGLENWTRGEAPFVSGFAGMLSVFMIAGFSFQGTEMVGVTAGEAEEPEKSIPRAIRSVFFRIMLFYIGAIAVIGFLLPYTDSRLLSAEKGGDITIAPFTLIFENAGILGAATIMNAVILTAILSAGNSGMYVSTRMLYGLAVSGKAPKIFAKVTQGGIPLPALLATTAVGALCFLTSFFGEGTAYTWLVNASGLAGFITWMGIAWSHWKFRRAYMAQGGDPKDLPYRAALFPIGPLVALVMCAVVVVGQGYNFFSDPLGNLPAIVATYIGLPLFFSVWWGHKLVTKSKKVDPLEADLSRP from the coding sequence ATGAGTAGTTCCGAAAGCACGGAAACGAGTAAGCAGGCAGAACTCCAGCGGGGCCTAAAGCCGCGTCATATCAACATGATCGCGATCGGGGGTGCGATCGGGACGGGTCTGTTCGTTGCTTCGGGTGGCACGATCAGCAATGCAGGTCCTGGTGGAGCGCTGGTTGCCTACGCGGCGATCGGATTCATGGTGTTCCTGTTGATGCAGTCTCTGGGTGAGATGGCGACGTATTTGCCGATCGCAGGTTCGTTTGAGGCGTACGGAACACGTTTTGTCAGCCCCTCATTCGGGTTTGCGATGGGGTGGAACTACTGGGCTAACTGGGCAATCACGTTGGCGGTGGAGTTGGTGGCCGCAGCGTTGGTGATGCAGTTCTGGTTTCCAGATACCCCTGGCTGGGTGTGGTCGGCGCTGTTCTTGGCGATCATCGTGTCGTTGAACGCGATTAACGTACGTACTTTCGGTGAAGGTGAGTTCATTTTCGCCTCGATCAAGGTGGTCACGGTGATCGTGTTCCTCGTGGTCGGTGTAGCGATGATTTTGGGGATTTTGGGTGGTCATGCTCCAGGTTTAGAGAACTGGACGCGGGGTGAGGCGCCGTTCGTGAGTGGGTTTGCCGGCATGTTGTCGGTGTTCATGATTGCGGGGTTCTCGTTCCAGGGAACCGAGATGGTGGGGGTGACTGCTGGCGAGGCTGAAGAGCCAGAGAAGTCGATTCCGCGGGCGATCCGTTCGGTGTTTTTCCGGATCATGTTGTTCTACATCGGCGCGATCGCTGTGATTGGTTTCCTTCTTCCGTATACAGATTCGCGTTTGCTCAGTGCGGAGAAGGGCGGGGACATCACGATTGCCCCGTTCACGCTGATTTTTGAGAACGCGGGCATTTTGGGTGCGGCGACCATCATGAACGCAGTGATTCTGACGGCGATTCTGTCGGCAGGTAACTCGGGCATGTATGTCTCTACGCGGATGCTGTACGGATTGGCGGTCTCGGGCAAGGCCCCGAAGATCTTCGCGAAGGTGACCCAGGGAGGAATTCCACTGCCTGCTTTGTTGGCAACTACTGCGGTGGGTGCCTTGTGCTTCCTCACGAGTTTCTTTGGTGAGGGAACGGCGTACACCTGGTTGGTGAACGCTTCGGGGTTGGCTGGATTCATTACCTGGATGGGCATTGCCTGGTCGCACTGGAAGTTCCGTCGTGCGTACATGGCTCAGGGGGGCGACCCGAAGGATTTGCCGTATAGGGCGGCGTTGTTCCCTATTGGTCCTCTTGTTGCGCTGGTGATGTGCGCAGTGGTGGTGGTTGGGCAGGGGTACAACTTCTTCTCTGACCCGTTGGGGAATTTGCCGGCCATTGTGGCGACGTATATCGGTCTTCCTTTGTTCTTCAGCGTGTGGTGGGGGCACAAGCTGGTGACGAAGTCTAAGAAAGTCGATCCATTGGAGGCGGACCTGTCTCGGCCGTGA